One region of Vigna angularis cultivar LongXiaoDou No.4 chromosome 10, ASM1680809v1, whole genome shotgun sequence genomic DNA includes:
- the LOC108320078 gene encoding protein BRICK 1 translates to MARAGGITNAVNVGIAVQADWENREFISHISLNVRRLFDFLVQFEATTKSKLASLNEKLDVLERRLELLEVQVGNASANPSLFAT, encoded by the exons atgGCTCGCGCGGGAGGGATAACAAATGCAGTAAACGTTGGAATCGCAGTGCAGGCCGATTGGGAGAACCGCGAATTCATCTCTCATATATCTCTCAACGTTCGTCGCCTCTTCGACTTCCTTGTTCAATTTG AGGCTACGACGAAGAGCAAGTTGGCGTCTCTGAATGAGAAGCTGGATGTGTTGGAGCGCAGGTTGGAACTGCTCGAAGTTCAAGTGGGCAATGCCTCGGCCAACCCTTCTCTTTTTGCCACATGA
- the LOC108320076 gene encoding nodulation receptor kinase, giving the protein MMELLEIWVLKLVVACAVCLHIFIRSVSGSATEGFENIACCADSNYTDPQTTLNYTTDYTWFPNRGSCRRPKIGLNEKVRLFSIDEGKRCYNLPTIKNKVYLIRGTFPFDSINSSFNVSIGVTQLGAVRPSTPQDLEIEIEGVFRATKDYIDFCLVKGEVDPFISQLELRPLPEDYLLHDLPASVLKLISRNSLWDTKDEIRFPDDPSDRIWKATSSPSSALPLSYNDKNFDLKSNMTPPLRVLQTALTHPERLEIHSSLDTEDYEYRIFLYFLELNSTVKEGKRVFDIYVNSEIQREKFDILARGSNYTYTVLNVSANGLLNLTLVKASGAEFGPLLNAYEILQMRPWIEETNQKDVEVIQKIREELLLQNQDTKVLESWTGDPCIFPWHGIECDGSNGSSVITKLDLSSSNFKGPIPSTVTEMTNLKILNLSHNNFNGYIPSFPPSSLLISIDLSYNDLMGSLPESIVSLPYLKSLYYACNKRMSEDTPANLNGSLINTDYGRCKAKEPRFGQVFVIGAITCGSLLITLAVGIIFVCRYRQKLIPWEGFGGKNYLMETNVIFSLPSKDDFLIKSVSIQTFTLEDIEVATERYKTLIGEGGFGSVYRGTLNDGQEVAVKVRSATSTQGTREFDNELNLLSAIQHENLVPLLGYCNENDQQILVYPFMSNGSLQDRLYGEPAKRKILDWPTRLSIALGAARGLAYLHTFPGRSVIHRDVKSSNILLDHSMCAKVADFGFSKYAPQEGDSNVSLEVRGTAGYLDPEYYKTQQLSEKSDVFSYGVVLLEILTGREPLDIKRPRNEWSLVEWAKPYIRASKMEEIMDPGIKGGYHAEAMWRVVEVALQCLEPFSEYRPSMVDIVRELEDALIIENNASEYMKSIDSLGGSNRYSIVIEKRVLPSTSSTAESTITTQALSHPQPR; this is encoded by the exons ATGATGGAGTTACTCGAAATTTGGGTATTGAAACTGGTTGTGGCATGTGCTGTTTGTCTGCATATATTTATCAGATCAGTTTCTGGCTCTGCAACTGAAG GGTTTGAAAACATAGCATGTTGTGCTGATTCAAATTACACAGATCCCCAGACCACCTTAAATTACACAACAGATTACACATGGTTCCCTAACAGAGGAAGCTGCAGAAGACCTAAAATTGGTTTGAATGAAAAAGTTCGACTGTTTTCTATAGATGAAGGAAAGAGATGTTACAATTTACCAACAATTAAGAATAAAGTATATCTGATAAGGGGCACGTTTCCATTTGACAGTATAAATTCTTCATTTAATGTTTCAATTGGGGTAACACAATTAGGTGCAGTGAGACCATCCACGCCCCAGGACTTGGAAATTGAGATTGAGGGAGTTTTTAGGGCTACCAAAGACTACATTGACTTCTGCTTAGTGAAGGGGGAGGTGGATCCGTTCATTTCTCAGCTGGAATTAAGGCCATTGCCAGAAGATTACCTACTTCATGATTTGCCTGCCAGCGTTTTAAAATTGATAAGCAGAAATAGTCTCTGGGACACAAAAGATGAAATCAG GTTCCCAGATGACCCAAGTGATAGAATATGGAAAGCAACTTCAAGTCCGTCATCTGCTCTCCCGTTGTCTTACAATGATAAAAATTTTGACCTCAAATCCAACATGACACCACCTCTACGAGTCCTACAGACAGCTCTTACCCACCCTGAGAGATTGGAGATCCACAGCAGCCTTGACACTGAGGATTATGAATATCGTATATTTCTCTACTTCCTTGAATTAAATAGCACTGTCAAAGAAGGGAAAAGGGTGTTTGACATCTATGTTAATAGTGAGATTCAAAGGGAAAAGTTTGACATATTGGCGAGAGGGTCCAACTATACATACACTGTCTTGAATGTTTCAGCAAACGGTTTACTTAATTTAACCTTGGTCAAGGCATCTGGTGCTGAGTTTGGACCCCTTTTGAATGCTTATGAGATCTTGCAAATGCGACCATGGATTGAAGAGACCAACCAAAAAGATG TGGAAGTGATTCAGAAGATTAGAGAAGAACTGTTGTTGCAAAACCAAGACACTAAAGTGCTAGAGAGTTGGACCGGAGACCCTTGTATTTTCCCCTGGCACGGAATAGAGTGTGATGGTTCAAATGGCTCGTCTGTTATCACCAAGCT GGATCTTTCCTCAAGTAATTTCAAAGGACCAATTCCTTCTACTGTTACTGAGATGACCAACTTAAAAATACT GAACCTGAGCCACAACAATTTCAATGGATATATTCCCTCGTTTCCACCGTCCTCCTTGTTGATATCAAT AGATCTAAGCTACAATGATCTTATGGGGTCACTTCCAGAATCAATTGTCTCACTGCCATATTTGAAATCTTT GTATTATGCCTGCAACAAACGCATGAGTGAAGACACTCCAGCTAATTTGAATGGTTCCCTGATCAATACAGA TTACGGAAGATGCAAAGCAAAGGAACCTAGATTTGGACAAGTATTTGTCATTGGTGCTATCACATGTGGATCACTTCTGATCACATTGGCAGTTGGAATCATTTTTGTTTGCCGCTATAGACAAAAGTTGATTCCATGGGAAGGATTTGGTGGAAAGAACTACTTAATGGAAACAA ATGTAATATTCTCTTTGCCAAGCAAAGATGATTTCTTAATAAAGTCTgtatcaattcaaacattcactCTGGAAGATATAGAGGTTGCCACAGAAAGGTACAAAACTTTGATAGGAGAAGGAGGATTTGGTTCTGTTTACAGGGGCACTCTAAATGACGGTCAAGAAGTGGCAGTGAAAGTCCGTTCAGCAACATCAACTCAGGGAACTCGAGAATTTGATAATGAG TTAAACCTTCTTTCGGCAATACAGCATGAAAACCTAGTGCCTCTTCTTGGTTACTGTAATGAAAATGATCAACAAATTCTTGTGTATCCTTTCATGTCAAATGGTTCTTTGCAAGACAGACTCTACG GGGAACCCgcaaagagaaaaatattagaCTGGCCAACTAGACTCTCTATTGCTCTTGGTGCAGCTCGAG GTTTGGCATATCTTCACACATTTCCAGGACGTTCAGTAATACACAGGGACGTGAAATCAAGCAATATACTTCTAGATCATAGCATGTGCGCTAAGGTTGCCGATTTTGGTTTCTCAAAATATGCTCCTCAGGAAGGAGACAGTAACGTTTCTCTTGAAGTCAGAGGAACTGCAGGGTACCTGGATCCTGA ATATTACAAAACTCAACAATTATCTGAGAAGAGTGATGTCTTCAGCTATGGTGTGGTTTTACTTGAAATTCTGACTGGGAGGGAACCTCTTGACATAAAGAGACCACGGAATGAGTGGAGCTTGGTTGAATGG GCTAAGCCATATATACGAGCATCAAAGATGGAAGAAATTATGGACCCTGGCATCAAGGGGGGATACCATGCAGAGGCAATGTGGAGAGTGGTGGAAGTAGCACTGCAATGTCTTGAACCCTTCTCAGAATATAGACCAAGCATGGTGGACATTGTTCGTGAGTTAGAGGATGCGCTCATCATAGAAAATAATGCATCAGAATACATGAAGTCCATTGACAGCCTTGGAGGATCCAACCGCTACTCTATTGTCATAGAGAAAAGGGTGCTGCCCTCAACTTCATCAACAGCAGAATCAACCATCACAACCCAAGCCTTGTCCCATCCTCAGCCGAGATAG
- the LOC128194431 gene encoding uncharacterized protein LOC128194431, whose translation MEWYVRNEDRHRPEIHAAFNMDDGGMSEGSLGEGSKVDKDDDDDESSDDGAWEAGAEERLRKNNEDIRALNAKIGVLTRELFEIYQTPIFHEADACGTDEEVGGGVDEGHGVGGEENADVGGEEEGDGNEVDDPLGAHAEVRGDDNTVGNINFIEIDDDADEEEREVVPLAIPPLRSFVGDPSTSVDVNQLVVSEIIGQSLSTTSIYTLAPMKYVDNMVVLFASTIFMYFEKRLCGVVKRNHFSPLYSHHILTDYRKRPQNRHVFTLHNYNSYLRSDHFGLEELVTADFLFLPFVHDDHWWCYSVKLRSMEIFVIDSLGKGIRDRKRIDTAVAENMARFFCILMNTPEGSIGPLTVKQANIPSQPNLHDCGVIMLKAMEIWDGDEKYNGKSMPEYTTEELLGIRKKYVCDWILDNDNIRRMEPLQLYGIV comes from the exons ATGGAGTGGTATGTACGAAATGAAGATCGTCATAGGCCGGAAATCCATGCAGCTTTCAACATGGATGACGGAGGAATGAGTGAAGGATCCTTGGGTGAAGGATCCAAGGTTGacaaagatgatgatgatgacgaaaGTTCTGATGACGGGGCATGGGAAGCAGGTGCGGAGGAGAGATTGAGGAAAAACAACGAAGATATCAGAGCATTGAATGCCAAGATTGGAGTTCTGACTAGggagttatttgaaatttatcaaactccaatctttCATGAAGCAGATGCATGTGGCACTGATGAAGAGGTTGGGGGTGGAGTTGATGAAGGACATGGAGTTGGAGGTGAGGAGAATGCTGACGTtgggggagaagaagaaggtgatggaAATGAAGTTGATGACCCCCTAGGTGCACATGCTGAAGTAAGAGGGGATGATAATACTGTTggtaacattaattttattgaaatagatGATGATGCTGATGAAGAAGAACGGGAGGTCGTGCCATTGGCTATACCCCCATTGCGGAGTTTTGTTGGTGATCCAAGCACTAGTGTTGATGTAAACCAATT GGTTGTAAGCGAAATAATTGGGCAAAGCTTGAGCACGACTTCAATTTACACTTTGGCCCCAATGAAATACGTTGATAACATG gTGGTGTTATTTGCTTCTACGATCTTTATGTACTTTGAGAAAAGGTTGTGCGGTGTTGTTAAGAGGAATCATTTTAGTCCGTTATACTCG CACCATATTCTTACAGATTATAGGAAGCGTCCACAGAATCGCCATGTATTCACGCTTCATAACTATAACAGTTATTTGCGTTCCGATCATTTTGGACTTGAAGAATTAGTCACAGCGGACTTT ttgTTTCTGCCATTTGTCCACGATGATCATTGGTGGTGTTATTCAGTGAAATTGAGGTCAATGGAGATTTTTGTGATTGATTCATTGGGGAAGGGGATTAGAGACCGCAAAAGGATAGACACAGCCGTT GCTGAAAATATGGCACGGTTTTTTTGCATCCTGATGAATACACCGGAAGGTAGTATTGGTCCTTTGACAGTTAAACAAGCAAATATCCCATCccaaccaaactt ACATGATTGTGGAGTAATAATGTTGAAAGCAATGGAAATCTGGGATGGAGATGAAAAATACAACGGGAAAAGCATGCCTGAATATACAACT GAGGAGCTGCTTGGGATTAGAAAGAAATATGTGTGTGACTGGATCCTGGACAACGACAACATTAGAAGAATGGAACCCCTACAGCTATACGGCATTGTCTAG
- the LOC128194230 gene encoding protein Iojap-related, mitochondrial-like produces the protein MWGLLRTRTCLRYAEALLLHQPWKKKVGLCSLSAIDGRNCLLDLPEIEKVLMDIKADDVKVISVPKHCDWADFMVLATGRSTWHVKNIAQALIYKAKQKQRGAERMMLPSVEGEEGGKWIVIDSGKVIVHALDEKARAYYNLEGLWTRGTIQNEPDGDLQKALVKDRRKNNSKKPAQKNT, from the exons ATGTGGGGGCTTCTTCGAACTAGAACGTGTTTGCGATATGCAGAGgcccttcttcttcatcaaccatggaagaagaaggtagGATTATGTTCTTTGTCCGCCATTGACGGCCGTAATTGCCTTCTGGATCTGCCGGAGATCGAGAAGGTTCTGATGGATATCAAAGCTGACGACGTTAAGGTGATATCGGTTCCCAAGCACTGCGATTGGGCCGATTTCATGGTTCTCGCCACTGGCAGGTCCACCTGGCACGTCAAGAACATAGCCCAAGCCCTAATTTACAAG GCCAAACAGAAACAGAGAGGAGCTGAACGAATGATGCTACCGAGTGTAGAAGGGGAAGAGGGAGGAAAGTGGATAGTCATTGACTCTG gtAAAGTGATAGTTCATGCACTTGATGAAAAGGCCAGAGCTTACTACAATTTGGAGGGTCTTTGGACCCGAGGGACAATTCAAAATGAACCTGATGGG GATTTACAGAAAGCTTTGGTGAAGGATCGTCGAAAAAACAATTCGAAGAAACCAGCACAAAAGAATACTTAA